In one Mesorhizobium australicum genomic region, the following are encoded:
- a CDS encoding trypsin-like serine peptidase — MSSLLKAARLTSITLGITLALVEMGSAQLANGAKTVAAGPSGSASASGPVGPGLSRLPTTTPSVVPYASTGGTPTVGEQAGATGDNGVGSNAYGLNSSYKWPYTIARVAVTGVPMNTTNGALVPVGSRPYRYSGKLWMRFGSSWYVCTASLVKKGVLITAAHCVHNYGQGTAGFANEVRWYPANYNSAGGPWGYYSGVTWRIPTVYFNGTDTCQSGATGVVCNNDLATVTLAPKNSVYAGTGMGGWYGYGWNGYSYLSTPIFGNATVAQITQIGYPVAIDNGYQMLRGDSYGKYITLTGSNGKLLKNTQLGSAMTGGSSGGPWLVNFGTAPVVTGSASLGNAANRNIVVGVTSWGYTSVGINVQGASWFGQNAEWPNASYGAYGAGNIGGMMQATCTASAAYC; from the coding sequence ATGTCTAGCTTGCTGAAAGCAGCCAGGCTCACATCAATCACACTTGGCATCACGCTGGCGCTTGTGGAGATGGGCAGTGCCCAGCTCGCCAACGGAGCCAAAACCGTAGCAGCCGGGCCATCGGGATCTGCCTCGGCCTCGGGACCCGTCGGCCCCGGTCTCAGCCGTCTGCCGACCACCACGCCGAGCGTCGTTCCCTATGCCAGCACGGGCGGCACGCCAACCGTCGGCGAGCAGGCCGGTGCGACCGGAGACAACGGCGTCGGCAGCAACGCCTACGGCCTGAACAGCAGCTACAAGTGGCCCTACACCATCGCCCGCGTGGCTGTGACCGGCGTTCCTATGAACACGACCAACGGCGCACTCGTTCCCGTCGGGAGCCGCCCCTATCGCTATTCCGGCAAGCTCTGGATGCGCTTCGGCTCGAGCTGGTACGTCTGCACCGCGTCTCTCGTGAAGAAGGGCGTGCTGATCACCGCCGCGCACTGCGTGCACAATTACGGCCAGGGCACGGCCGGCTTCGCGAACGAAGTGCGCTGGTATCCGGCGAACTACAATTCCGCGGGCGGCCCGTGGGGCTACTATAGCGGCGTGACCTGGCGTATTCCGACCGTCTACTTCAACGGCACCGACACCTGCCAGTCCGGCGCCACCGGCGTGGTCTGCAACAACGATCTGGCGACCGTCACGCTTGCGCCGAAGAACAGTGTCTATGCAGGCACTGGCATGGGCGGCTGGTACGGCTACGGCTGGAACGGTTACAGCTATCTCTCTACGCCGATCTTCGGCAATGCAACGGTCGCCCAGATCACTCAGATCGGCTATCCGGTCGCGATCGACAACGGCTACCAGATGCTGCGCGGCGACTCCTACGGCAAGTACATCACTTTGACCGGCTCGAATGGCAAGCTGCTGAAGAACACCCAGCTCGGCTCCGCCATGACAGGCGGTTCCTCGGGTGGCCCGTGGCTCGTCAACTTCGGTACGGCTCCGGTCGTGACCGGCAGCGCCTCGCTCGGCAATGCGGCCAACCGGAATATCGTCGTCGGCGTGACGAGCTGGGGCTACACCTCGGTCGGCATCAACGTCCAGGGCGCGTCCTGGTTCGGCCAGAACGCCGAATGGCCGAATGCATCCTACGGAGCCTATGGCGCCGGCAACATCGGCGGCATGATGCAGGCGACCTGCACGGCCAGCGCAGCTTACTGCTGA
- the kdpF gene encoding K(+)-transporting ATPase subunit F → MILEYVLSGAVTIFVAAYLAYALLRPERF, encoded by the coding sequence ATGATACTGGAATATGTCCTGAGCGGAGCCGTCACGATATTTGTCGCGGCATATCTCGCCTATGCCTTGCTCAGGCCGGAGCGGTTCTGA
- a CDS encoding NAD(P)/FAD-dependent oxidoreductase: MTDRILIAGSGQAGFQTAASLRQDGFESEILIIGEEPGLPYQRPPLSKGYIKDPNPDRLLFRNADFFEKNRIGLEDGRTVTGIDRADRTVTLSNGRTIAYGHLVLATGTRNRRLPLPGIDLDNVVGLRTLADAENLRERLAGASRLVVVGGGFIGLEVAATARAAGLHVTVLEATARLMSRVVSPPVSEYFYAVHTASGVDVRLNSLARAILDDGAGKAGGVETAEGERIPADLVLISAGVIPNAEIAEAAGLYVHDGVRVDDLLATEDPAISAIGDCASFPFGQEGLQIRLESVQNAIDQAKCLSRRLVGHPERYDKLPWFWSDQGPHKLQIAGLTAGADHHEIRGGVDDGKLSVQCFRLGELIGVETVNVPGDHMAARRLLSQPTPLTLEAVQASGFDLAALMKAGASRG; the protein is encoded by the coding sequence ATGACCGACAGAATTCTCATCGCCGGCAGCGGCCAGGCCGGCTTCCAGACCGCTGCGAGCCTGCGCCAGGACGGGTTCGAGAGCGAAATCCTCATCATCGGCGAGGAGCCGGGCCTGCCCTACCAGCGGCCGCCACTCTCCAAGGGATACATCAAGGACCCGAATCCGGACCGGCTGCTCTTCCGTAATGCCGACTTCTTCGAGAAGAACAGGATCGGCCTCGAGGACGGCCGTACTGTCACCGGAATCGATCGCGCCGATCGGACCGTCACGCTCTCGAACGGCCGCACCATCGCCTACGGCCATCTCGTCCTCGCCACCGGCACGCGCAACCGCCGCCTGCCGCTGCCGGGGATCGACCTCGACAATGTGGTCGGCCTGCGCACGCTGGCCGATGCCGAGAACCTGCGCGAGCGGCTCGCCGGGGCCTCACGCCTGGTCGTGGTCGGCGGCGGCTTCATCGGCCTCGAAGTCGCGGCGACTGCGCGGGCGGCCGGGCTGCATGTCACCGTTCTCGAAGCCACCGCGCGGCTGATGTCGCGCGTCGTCTCGCCGCCGGTCTCCGAATACTTCTACGCCGTCCACACGGCGAGCGGCGTCGACGTGCGGCTCAACTCGCTCGCCCGCGCCATCCTTGACGACGGGGCAGGCAAGGCGGGCGGTGTCGAAACCGCCGAGGGGGAGCGAATCCCGGCGGACCTCGTCCTCATCTCGGCCGGTGTCATTCCGAATGCTGAAATCGCGGAAGCCGCCGGCCTTTACGTGCATGACGGCGTGCGTGTCGACGATCTCCTCGCCACGGAGGACCCCGCCATCTCGGCGATCGGCGACTGCGCCTCCTTCCCCTTCGGCCAGGAGGGCCTGCAGATCCGCCTCGAATCCGTCCAGAACGCCATCGACCAGGCGAAATGTCTGTCGCGGCGGCTGGTCGGCCATCCCGAGCGCTACGACAAGCTGCCCTGGTTCTGGAGCGACCAGGGACCGCACAAGCTCCAGATCGCCGGACTGACGGCGGGCGCCGACCATCACGAGATTCGCGGCGGTGTCGACGACGGCAAGCTTTCCGTCCAGTGCTTCCGTCTCGGCGAGCTGATCGGCGTGGAAACGGTCAATGTGCCGGGCGACCACATGGCGGCGCGCCGGCTGCTCAGCCAGCCGACACCGCTGACCCTGGAAGCCGTGCAGGCGTCCGGTTTCGACCTCGCCGCGCTGATGAAAGCCGGCGCATCGCGCGGGTGA